A single genomic interval of Vulpes lagopus strain Blue_001 chromosome 19, ASM1834538v1, whole genome shotgun sequence harbors:
- the ASTE1 gene encoding protein asteroid homolog 1 isoform X1 translates to MEGPAPGEEVQAILQTVIMGIRGLMSFVEDHSNEFFTDLKLRDTKIVIDGYALFHRLCFNSNLELRYGGDYDSFADVAQKFFESLLACNICPYVVLDGGCDISDKKLKTLKDRAREKIQMAHSLSVGGGGYVCPLLIREAFIQVLIKLQVSFVQCFSEADRDIMTLANHWNCPVLSSDSDFCIFDLKSGFCPLNSFQWRNVNTIKGTQDCYIPAKCFSLDALCHHFSNMNKSLLPLFAVLCGNDHINLPIIETFLSKVRLPLGATSSKGRRHHRVLGLLNWLSHFADPTEALDNVLKYLPKKDRENVKEILCCSMEEYQQSQVELQDFFQYGTYACPAALNLDLPEWVLEALAKGQLSPFISDALVLRRTILHTQVENMQQPNAHRISLPIRQIIYGLLLNASPHLENTSWNALPSQPLAFSEVERINKNIKTSTVNAVELPKDHSDLSKLTELSLAKRQILLLETLKVKQTILEPIPSSLKLPISVSCYWLQHTEGKAKLHHLQALLLGMLMGPLHAIINSPGIVDPAPRQAQCLAAR, encoded by the exons ATGGAAGGGCCGGCCCCCGGGGAGGAGGTGCAG GCAATTCTTCAGACAGTCATCATGGGTATTCGAGGACTAATGAGCTTTGTGGAAGATCATAGTAATGAGTTCTTCACTGATTTGAAGTTAAGAGACACAAAAATTGTCATTGATGGCTACGCTCTCTTCCACCGGCTCTGCTTCAACTCAAACTTGGAACTTCGGTATGGAGGAGACTATGATTCTTTTGCAGATGTTGCACAAAAATTCTTTGAATCACTGTTGGCTTGTAATATCTGTCCATATGTTGTATTAGATGGAGGATGTGATATTTCCgataaaaaacttaaaactttaaagGATCGAGCTAGGGAGAAGATCCAGATGGCTCATTCCCTTTCTGTTGGTGGGGGTGGGTATGTGTGTCCTTTACTCATCCGGGAAGCATTCATACAGGTTTTGATCAAGCTACAAGTGTCTTTTGTTCAGTGCTTCTCAGAGGCAGATCGGGACATTATGACACTGGCTAATCATTGGAATTGCCCTGTATTATCATCAGATAGTGACTTTTGCATCTTTGACCTAAAATCGGGGTTTTGCCCCTTAAATAGCTTTCAGTGGAGAAATGTGAACACTATCAAAGGCACACAAGACTGCTATATCCCTGCCAAATGCTTTTCCCTTGATGCATTGTGCCATCACTTCagcaacatgaataaatctcTACTACCTCTTTTTGCGGTGCTGTGTGGAAACGATCATATTAATCTACCCATCATAGAGACATTTTTAAGTAAAGTGCGTCTTCCTCTTGGAGCTACCAGTTCTAAGGGGAGGAGACACCACCGAGTTCTGGGACTTCTGAATTGGTTATCTCATTTTGCTGACCCTACTGAAGCACTCGATAATGTTCTGAAATATCTCCCAAAAAAGGATCGTGAAAATGTTAAGGAAATTCTCTGCTGTTCCATGGAAGAATACCAGCAATCTCAGGTGGAGCTGCAAGACTTTTTCCAGTATGGTACTTATGCTTGTCCAGCAGCCTTGAATCTGGATTTACCCGAATGGGTATTAGAGGCTTTGGCCAAAGGCCAGCTCTCTCCTTTCATCAGTGATGCTTTGGTGCTAAGACGGACCATTCTGCACACACAGGTAGAAAATATGCAGCAGCCAAATGCCCACAGAATATCTCTGCCCATCCGGCAAATCATTTATGGGCTTCTTCTGAATGCTTCTCCACATCTGGAAAATACATCCTGGAATGCATTGCCTTCTCAGCCTCTAGCTTTCAGTGAAGTGGAAaggattaataaaaatatcaaaacatcaaCTGTTAATGCAGTAGAACTGCCCAAGGATCATTCTGACTTAAGCAAATTGACTGAG CTCTCGTTGGCCAAACGTCAGATACTTCTGTTAGAAACTCTGAAGGTGAAACAGACCATCCTGGAACCAATCCCTTCTTCATTGAAGCTGCCCATTTCTGTCAGTTGCTATTGGTTGCAGCACACAGAGGGCAAGGCAAAGCTACATCACCTCCAGGCCTTACTGCTAGGGATGCTGATGGGGCCCTTGCATGCCATAATCAACAGCCCTG gaattgtGGACCCCGCACCCAGGCAGGCTCAGTGCCTTGCTGCTCGCTAA
- the ASTE1 gene encoding protein asteroid homolog 1 isoform X2, whose translation MEGPAPGEEVQAILQTVIMGIRGLMSFVEDHSNEFFTDLKLRDTKIVIDGYALFHRLCFNSNLELRYGGDYDSFADVAQKFFESLLACNICPYVVLDGGCDISDKKLKTLKDRAREKIQMAHSLSVGGGGYVCPLLIREAFIQVLIKLQVSFVQCFSEADRDIMTLANHWNCPVLSSDSDFCIFDLKSGFCPLNSFQWRNVNTIKGTQDCYIPAKCFSLDALCHHFSNMNKSLLPLFAVLCGNDHINLPIIETFLSKVRLPLGATSSKGRRHHRVLGLLNWLSHFADPTEALDNVLKYLPKKDRENVKEILCCSMEEYQQSQVELQDFFQYGTYACPAALNLDLPEWVLEALAKGQLSPFISDALVLRRTILHTQVENMQQPNAHRISLPIRQIIYGLLLNASPHLENTSWNALPSQPLAFSEVERINKNIKTSTVNAVELPKDHSDLSKLTEVNRSIPSCQHNTMIDYKLGFR comes from the exons ATGGAAGGGCCGGCCCCCGGGGAGGAGGTGCAG GCAATTCTTCAGACAGTCATCATGGGTATTCGAGGACTAATGAGCTTTGTGGAAGATCATAGTAATGAGTTCTTCACTGATTTGAAGTTAAGAGACACAAAAATTGTCATTGATGGCTACGCTCTCTTCCACCGGCTCTGCTTCAACTCAAACTTGGAACTTCGGTATGGAGGAGACTATGATTCTTTTGCAGATGTTGCACAAAAATTCTTTGAATCACTGTTGGCTTGTAATATCTGTCCATATGTTGTATTAGATGGAGGATGTGATATTTCCgataaaaaacttaaaactttaaagGATCGAGCTAGGGAGAAGATCCAGATGGCTCATTCCCTTTCTGTTGGTGGGGGTGGGTATGTGTGTCCTTTACTCATCCGGGAAGCATTCATACAGGTTTTGATCAAGCTACAAGTGTCTTTTGTTCAGTGCTTCTCAGAGGCAGATCGGGACATTATGACACTGGCTAATCATTGGAATTGCCCTGTATTATCATCAGATAGTGACTTTTGCATCTTTGACCTAAAATCGGGGTTTTGCCCCTTAAATAGCTTTCAGTGGAGAAATGTGAACACTATCAAAGGCACACAAGACTGCTATATCCCTGCCAAATGCTTTTCCCTTGATGCATTGTGCCATCACTTCagcaacatgaataaatctcTACTACCTCTTTTTGCGGTGCTGTGTGGAAACGATCATATTAATCTACCCATCATAGAGACATTTTTAAGTAAAGTGCGTCTTCCTCTTGGAGCTACCAGTTCTAAGGGGAGGAGACACCACCGAGTTCTGGGACTTCTGAATTGGTTATCTCATTTTGCTGACCCTACTGAAGCACTCGATAATGTTCTGAAATATCTCCCAAAAAAGGATCGTGAAAATGTTAAGGAAATTCTCTGCTGTTCCATGGAAGAATACCAGCAATCTCAGGTGGAGCTGCAAGACTTTTTCCAGTATGGTACTTATGCTTGTCCAGCAGCCTTGAATCTGGATTTACCCGAATGGGTATTAGAGGCTTTGGCCAAAGGCCAGCTCTCTCCTTTCATCAGTGATGCTTTGGTGCTAAGACGGACCATTCTGCACACACAGGTAGAAAATATGCAGCAGCCAAATGCCCACAGAATATCTCTGCCCATCCGGCAAATCATTTATGGGCTTCTTCTGAATGCTTCTCCACATCTGGAAAATACATCCTGGAATGCATTGCCTTCTCAGCCTCTAGCTTTCAGTGAAGTGGAAaggattaataaaaatatcaaaacatcaaCTGTTAATGCAGTAGAACTGCCCAAGGATCATTCTGACTTAAGCAAATTGACTGAG GTTAACAGGTCCATTCCCAGCTGTCAACACAACACAATGATTGACTACAAACTCGGTTTTAGATAA